The proteins below come from a single Mustela erminea isolate mMusErm1 chromosome 14, mMusErm1.Pri, whole genome shotgun sequence genomic window:
- the PRXL2A gene encoding peroxiredoxin-like 2A isoform X2 translates to MDPSFFTMGMWSIGAGALGAAALALLLANTDVFLSKSQKATLEYLEDIDLKTLEKEPRTFKAKELWEKNGAVIMAVRRPGCFLCREEAADLSSLKPKLDELGVPLYAVVKEQIRTEVQDFQPYFKGEIFLDEKKRFYGPQRRKMMFMGFVRLGVWYNFFRARNGGFSGNLEGEGFILGGVFVVGSGKQGILLEHREKEFGDKVNPVSVLEAARKIQPQTSAAKSK, encoded by the exons ATG GATCCGAGTTTCTTCACCATGGGAATGTGGTCCATTGGCGCGGGGGCCCTGGGAGCCGCTGCCTTGGCCCTGCTCCTGGCCAACACAGACGTGTTTCTGTCCAAGTCCCAAAAAGCGACGCTGGAGTATCTGGAGGACATAGACCTGAAAACCCTGGAGAAGG AACCAAGGACTTTCAAAGCAAAGGAGCTCTGGGAAAAGAACGGAGCCGTGATAATGGCTGTGCGCAGGCCAGGCTGTTTCCTCTGCCGAGAG GAGGCTGCAGACCTGTCCTCCCTGAAGCCTAAGCTGGACGAGCTGGGAGTCCCCCTGTATGCAGTGGTGAAGGAACAAATCAGGACCGAAGTGCAGGACTTCCAGCCTTATTTCAAAGGAGAGATCTTCCTGGATGAAAAG AAAAGGTTCTACGGTCCCCAGAGACGGAAGATGATGTTTATGGGGTTTGTCCGTCTGGGTGTCTGGTACAACTTCTTCCGGGCCCGGAACGGAGGCTTTTCTGGAAACCTGGAAGGCGAAGGCTTCATCCTTGGGGGAGTTTTTGTGGTGGGATCAGGAAAGCAG GGCATTCTTCTTGAGCATCGAGAAAAAGAATTTGGAGACAAAGTGAACCCAGTTTCTGTTCTGGAAGCTGCTAGGAAGATCCAACCCCAGACTTCAGCTGCAAAGTCAAAGTGA
- the PRXL2A gene encoding peroxiredoxin-like 2A isoform X1, with protein MSFLQDPSFFTMGMWSIGAGALGAAALALLLANTDVFLSKSQKATLEYLEDIDLKTLEKEPRTFKAKELWEKNGAVIMAVRRPGCFLCREEAADLSSLKPKLDELGVPLYAVVKEQIRTEVQDFQPYFKGEIFLDEKKRFYGPQRRKMMFMGFVRLGVWYNFFRARNGGFSGNLEGEGFILGGVFVVGSGKQGILLEHREKEFGDKVNPVSVLEAARKIQPQTSAAKSK; from the exons ATGTCTTTCCTCCAGGATCCGAGTTTCTTCACCATGGGAATGTGGTCCATTGGCGCGGGGGCCCTGGGAGCCGCTGCCTTGGCCCTGCTCCTGGCCAACACAGACGTGTTTCTGTCCAAGTCCCAAAAAGCGACGCTGGAGTATCTGGAGGACATAGACCTGAAAACCCTGGAGAAGG AACCAAGGACTTTCAAAGCAAAGGAGCTCTGGGAAAAGAACGGAGCCGTGATAATGGCTGTGCGCAGGCCAGGCTGTTTCCTCTGCCGAGAG GAGGCTGCAGACCTGTCCTCCCTGAAGCCTAAGCTGGACGAGCTGGGAGTCCCCCTGTATGCAGTGGTGAAGGAACAAATCAGGACCGAAGTGCAGGACTTCCAGCCTTATTTCAAAGGAGAGATCTTCCTGGATGAAAAG AAAAGGTTCTACGGTCCCCAGAGACGGAAGATGATGTTTATGGGGTTTGTCCGTCTGGGTGTCTGGTACAACTTCTTCCGGGCCCGGAACGGAGGCTTTTCTGGAAACCTGGAAGGCGAAGGCTTCATCCTTGGGGGAGTTTTTGTGGTGGGATCAGGAAAGCAG GGCATTCTTCTTGAGCATCGAGAAAAAGAATTTGGAGACAAAGTGAACCCAGTTTCTGTTCTGGAAGCTGCTAGGAAGATCCAACCCCAGACTTCAGCTGCAAAGTCAAAGTGA
- the PRXL2A gene encoding peroxiredoxin-like 2A isoform X3: protein MGMWSIGAGALGAAALALLLANTDVFLSKSQKATLEYLEDIDLKTLEKEPRTFKAKELWEKNGAVIMAVRRPGCFLCREEAADLSSLKPKLDELGVPLYAVVKEQIRTEVQDFQPYFKGEIFLDEKKRFYGPQRRKMMFMGFVRLGVWYNFFRARNGGFSGNLEGEGFILGGVFVVGSGKQGILLEHREKEFGDKVNPVSVLEAARKIQPQTSAAKSK, encoded by the exons ATGGGAATGTGGTCCATTGGCGCGGGGGCCCTGGGAGCCGCTGCCTTGGCCCTGCTCCTGGCCAACACAGACGTGTTTCTGTCCAAGTCCCAAAAAGCGACGCTGGAGTATCTGGAGGACATAGACCTGAAAACCCTGGAGAAGG AACCAAGGACTTTCAAAGCAAAGGAGCTCTGGGAAAAGAACGGAGCCGTGATAATGGCTGTGCGCAGGCCAGGCTGTTTCCTCTGCCGAGAG GAGGCTGCAGACCTGTCCTCCCTGAAGCCTAAGCTGGACGAGCTGGGAGTCCCCCTGTATGCAGTGGTGAAGGAACAAATCAGGACCGAAGTGCAGGACTTCCAGCCTTATTTCAAAGGAGAGATCTTCCTGGATGAAAAG AAAAGGTTCTACGGTCCCCAGAGACGGAAGATGATGTTTATGGGGTTTGTCCGTCTGGGTGTCTGGTACAACTTCTTCCGGGCCCGGAACGGAGGCTTTTCTGGAAACCTGGAAGGCGAAGGCTTCATCCTTGGGGGAGTTTTTGTGGTGGGATCAGGAAAGCAG GGCATTCTTCTTGAGCATCGAGAAAAAGAATTTGGAGACAAAGTGAACCCAGTTTCTGTTCTGGAAGCTGCTAGGAAGATCCAACCCCAGACTTCAGCTGCAAAGTCAAAGTGA